A window of the Phaseolus vulgaris cultivar G19833 chromosome 5, P. vulgaris v2.0, whole genome shotgun sequence genome harbors these coding sequences:
- the LOC137835426 gene encoding ras-related protein RABA1f-like has protein sequence MGADEDYDYLFKLVLIGDSAVGKSNLLSRFTRNEFSLETKSTIGVEFATRSVPVDSKLVKAQIWDTAGQERYRAITSAYYRGAVGALVVYDVTRQLTFENVERWLKELRDHTEAYAVVMLVGNKADLRHLRAVSTEEAKEFAEKENIYFMETSALESLNVDKAFIEVLTQIYNVVSRKTLETVDNPPATSLPKGETIVVGTKDDVSAVKKSGCCST, from the exons ATGGGTGCCGACGAAGACTATGACTACTTGTTCAAGCTCGTACTCATCGGTGATTCTGCCGTTGGAAAGTCTAATCTCTTGTCACGATTCACGCGAAACGAGTTCAGCTTAGAGACCAAATCCACCATCGGCGTCGAATTCGCCACCCGCAGCGTCCCCGTCGATAGCAAGCTTGTCAAGGCACAAATCTGGGACACCGCCGGTCAAGAAAG ATATCGTGCTATTACAAGTGCATATTACCGAGGAGCAGTTGGTGCTTTGGTTGTGTACGATGTAACTCGACAATTGACGTTTGAGAACGTGGAGAGATGGTTGAAGGAGCTTCGGGATCACACAGAAGCATATGCTGTAGTCATGCTAGTGGGAAACAAGGCAGATCTTCGACATTTGCGTGCTGTGTCAACTGAAGAAGCCAAAGAATTTGCAGAGAAAGAGAATATATACTTCATGGAAACCTCTGCCCTTGAGTCCTTGAATGTGGACAAAGCTTTCATAGAAGTGCTGACTCAGATATACAATGTTGTGAGTAGGAAAACTCTTGAGACAGTGGATAACCCTCCTGCAACATCCTTGCCCAAAGGGGAAACCATTGTTGTTGGAACCAAAGATGATGTCTCAGCAGTTAAAAAGAGTGGATGCTGTTCCACATAG